A genomic segment from Luteolibacter ambystomatis encodes:
- a CDS encoding AURKAIP1/COX24 domain-containing protein — protein sequence MGSIKKRRKTKINKHKRKKRMKQNRHKKRLRYKS from the coding sequence ATGGGCTCCATCAAGAAACGTCGTAAGACCAAGATCAACAAGCACAAGCGCAAGAAGCGCATGAAGCAGAACCGCCACAAGAAGCGTCTGCGTTACAAGTCCTAA